The Salinigranum marinum genome contains a region encoding:
- a CDS encoding 6-pyruvoyl tetrahydropterin synthase family protein: MTQGVLQEDETDRSALSNAGERTLHVGRDRPIRISSGHRLLHHDGKCSRPHGHNYEVTVSVTGSLTEEGWVVDKGDITSIIDEWDHRFLLERGDPLIEAFDQSGDGDAVVVLDHPPTAEVMAVVLENRMLELLPDTISDVSVAVAETSELCSGF, from the coding sequence ATGACTCAGGGTGTACTGCAAGAAGACGAGACAGATCGGTCGGCGCTCTCTAACGCTGGAGAGCGGACACTCCACGTCGGGCGTGACCGTCCGATTCGTATCAGTTCGGGTCACCGCCTCCTCCATCACGACGGGAAGTGTTCACGACCGCACGGCCACAACTACGAGGTCACGGTCTCAGTCACTGGCAGCCTGACTGAGGAGGGGTGGGTCGTTGACAAGGGCGATATTACCTCGATAATAGATGAGTGGGATCACCGGTTCCTCCTGGAGAGAGGCGACCCACTCATCGAGGCGTTCGACCAGTCAGGTGACGGAGACGCCGTCGTCGTGCTCGACCACCCACCGACAGCGGAGGTGATGGCAGTGGTGCTCGAAAATCGGATGCTGGAGCTCCTTCCCGACACCATCTCGGACGTGTCTGTAGCGGTGGCTGAAACGAGCGAACTCTGTTCGGGCTTCTAA
- a CDS encoding ThiF family adenylyltransferase, producing the protein MHVFDDAACAVQEADAVRPALKRERDRLGQCLNRGQVPVLVHSHPWSRDPEFSERDDEIMTAMAEWLGGLCPESTLAFAVIGSHGMATAVYEDFGAGERRPLPVTISGDWKLSPPLDCMTRDAPTSTVDTERYDRSIRALSLEGQQRLADSKIAVVGLGGLGSVVATELARLGVCNFLLVDHDCVERSNLPRIYGAYEEDIGRPKVDVVGDHLQRIDTGIEVITRRCRVQDLSVSELWSCRVLVGAVDSLGARLFLNEFAVRHLLTYVDGGTAIKTDGTDDRIAEERGLVQLVAPGATACFDCLGRRDAEQLRIEQLGDAELQEEIQRGYVDADVRAPQPAIAPLNGVVASAITRTVTKVVTEYDHPADYLRFDGRSDELVSVTTHPNAACVTCGVEGVLGHGRPVVDEGALMSNPETAVSLENAQTVTEADGHGSQMLENSSPSTEREDVRRDDDEVSASLPRTPSSESKLTLRRVLTDPWVLVFVFLAIAVGMLFLQLFFAGGG; encoded by the coding sequence GTGCACGTCTTCGACGACGCCGCGTGTGCCGTGCAAGAGGCTGACGCCGTTCGCCCAGCGCTCAAGCGCGAGCGCGACCGTCTCGGTCAGTGTCTCAACAGAGGCCAAGTGCCAGTTCTGGTCCACAGCCACCCTTGGAGTCGCGATCCCGAGTTCAGCGAACGTGACGACGAGATCATGACCGCCATGGCGGAGTGGCTCGGTGGGCTCTGCCCCGAATCTACCCTCGCCTTCGCAGTCATTGGCTCCCATGGGATGGCCACAGCGGTGTACGAAGATTTCGGAGCAGGAGAGCGACGACCGCTCCCGGTCACCATCAGTGGGGACTGGAAGCTCTCGCCACCGCTCGACTGCATGACGAGAGACGCGCCGACTAGTACGGTCGACACGGAACGGTACGATCGGTCGATCAGGGCTCTATCCCTCGAGGGACAGCAGCGACTAGCTGACAGCAAGATTGCCGTCGTCGGTCTCGGTGGGCTCGGTTCGGTCGTCGCAACCGAACTCGCGCGGCTTGGTGTGTGCAACTTCTTGCTGGTCGACCACGATTGCGTGGAGCGGTCGAATCTCCCCCGCATCTACGGGGCGTATGAGGAAGACATCGGTCGACCGAAGGTAGACGTTGTCGGTGACCACCTCCAACGGATCGACACTGGTATTGAGGTCATCACTCGCCGGTGCCGAGTTCAGGACCTCTCTGTGTCCGAGCTGTGGTCCTGTCGCGTGCTGGTCGGTGCTGTCGATAGTCTCGGTGCGCGTCTCTTCCTCAACGAGTTCGCCGTCAGACACCTCCTCACCTACGTCGATGGAGGGACCGCGATCAAGACGGACGGAACGGACGATCGCATCGCCGAAGAACGGGGCCTGGTTCAGCTCGTTGCCCCTGGTGCGACCGCCTGTTTCGACTGTCTAGGTCGCCGTGATGCCGAACAGTTGCGGATCGAGCAACTCGGCGACGCCGAGCTCCAGGAGGAGATTCAGCGGGGGTACGTCGACGCTGACGTTCGAGCCCCACAACCTGCCATCGCCCCGCTCAACGGTGTTGTCGCCTCCGCCATTACGCGCACCGTGACGAAGGTAGTCACTGAGTACGATCACCCAGCAGACTACCTTCGCTTCGATGGACGTTCCGACGAACTGGTCTCGGTCACCACCCACCCGAACGCGGCGTGCGTGACGTGCGGGGTAGAGGGCGTACTCGGCCATGGCCGTCCTGTTGTTGACGAGGGGGCACTGATGTCCAACCCAGAAACAGCAGTCTCTCTCGAGAACGCGCAGACAGTCACAGAAGCTGACGGTCATGGAAGCCAGATGCTGGAGAACAGTAGCCCGTCCACCGAGCGTGAGGATGTACGGAGGGACGATGATGAAGTCTCCGCGTCGTTACCCCGGACTCCGTCGTCCGAGTCCAAGCTGACGTTGAGACGAGTTCTCACTGACCCTTGGGTACTGGTGTTCGTATTCCTCGCCATAGCTGTCGGGATGCTCTTTCTACAGCTATTCTTCGCTGGTGGCGGTTAG
- a CDS encoding AAA domain-containing protein, producing MKEWVQTIAESTDPAAMSLLEINQGQYQVRKEWETDIPVSVEEIGEFFSQYSHLEHPEYNSHYVIPLHGADDPMPTGEYVLYSTIEESPSVSYHCKIFRKLRSSAVKEIEQTYLSKRMRFWHPDHPPAQPPQVPDADTPLPPPLVRATTPIPQSEQNAWFDEMYAFVETERETEREAGWETFTDNDRYQLERRNQAVSGLVPIGTQPSREHGTLYVCQKDVSDDRNDAENVDITADYGIYPKTDVILDSDTRHAGFPLEARVVFTAGNEIGFNIDWSTTDNQSAVKRAFDSESEVLWAFALLNPVPYERRLTALKQLQATKIKRGLLTGDRSPRFKRTAFNTITPEISLNKWQQTALNWADAAEDLLCIHGPPGTGKTRTLTAVIKHTVDSGERVLVTAHSNQAVDNLLVGDSTIDDPEEGTLHALAQPPEDSEDPVFRIARVGSNSRNSVVKREYVGENIDFAQVVASTTSGAARFDRNEFDVAIVDEATQASRPSTAIVVNAANKIILAGDHKQLPPYCADEHSKEEAMHISLFEHLLDVYDDDIAVLLRRQYRMNEAIATFPNKAFYDGILEHGERNRDWRIDGLTPLMGVDIDGREVWDKETKSRQNPTEAQLVADHVKLLVQSGVKPSDIGVITAYAAQKGTVKSALERLDIEGIHRTTVDTVDSFQGGEREAIIVSFVRSNEDGNSGFLEFPDEGPRRLNVALTRARRRCVLIGNWETLSTRSPHRSDAESCADVYAALREHLETNELMKRVSRSQLEQR from the coding sequence GTGAAGGAGTGGGTCCAGACGATCGCCGAGAGTACAGATCCCGCTGCGATGTCTCTACTGGAGATTAATCAAGGACAATACCAAGTTCGCAAAGAGTGGGAGACGGACATTCCGGTTTCCGTTGAGGAGATCGGAGAGTTCTTCAGTCAGTATTCTCACCTCGAACATCCTGAGTACAACTCCCACTACGTTATCCCGCTTCACGGAGCCGATGATCCAATGCCAACCGGTGAATATGTGTTGTATTCTACCATCGAAGAATCTCCCAGCGTCTCATATCATTGCAAAATATTTCGAAAACTACGGTCGTCTGCTGTCAAAGAGATTGAACAGACATATCTCTCGAAACGGATGCGTTTTTGGCATCCAGATCACCCCCCGGCGCAGCCACCCCAGGTACCAGACGCAGACACACCGCTTCCTCCGCCCTTGGTAAGGGCGACGACCCCGATCCCCCAGAGTGAGCAGAATGCTTGGTTCGATGAGATGTATGCATTTGTCGAGACTGAACGGGAGACCGAGCGAGAAGCGGGTTGGGAAACGTTCACCGACAACGACCGGTATCAACTCGAACGTCGCAATCAAGCGGTCTCCGGTCTGGTTCCGATCGGAACTCAGCCCTCTCGCGAACATGGCACGCTGTACGTCTGTCAAAAAGACGTGAGTGACGATAGGAATGATGCTGAGAACGTTGATATCACCGCGGACTACGGTATCTATCCGAAGACAGATGTGATCCTTGATTCGGATACCCGCCACGCAGGATTCCCCCTTGAAGCCCGTGTCGTGTTCACCGCAGGTAACGAGATCGGCTTCAATATCGATTGGTCGACGACCGATAATCAAAGCGCGGTCAAGCGTGCGTTTGACTCCGAGTCGGAAGTGCTCTGGGCGTTTGCACTGTTGAATCCTGTCCCCTATGAACGCCGTCTGACGGCGCTGAAGCAACTCCAAGCCACGAAGATCAAACGAGGTCTTCTGACTGGCGATCGATCACCACGGTTTAAACGGACTGCGTTCAACACCATCACCCCTGAAATTTCGCTGAATAAATGGCAGCAAACAGCTCTTAACTGGGCAGATGCGGCGGAGGACCTCCTCTGTATTCACGGACCGCCAGGAACCGGTAAGACGAGGACCTTAACGGCTGTCATCAAACATACCGTTGACAGTGGTGAGCGAGTGCTCGTGACAGCTCATTCGAATCAAGCTGTGGACAACCTCCTTGTGGGCGACAGTACCATCGATGACCCAGAGGAAGGAACGCTCCATGCACTCGCTCAACCACCCGAAGACTCGGAGGATCCGGTATTTCGGATCGCTCGTGTTGGTTCGAATTCACGGAATTCAGTGGTCAAACGAGAATACGTCGGTGAGAATATTGATTTCGCACAGGTGGTTGCTTCAACGACCAGCGGTGCAGCCCGTTTCGATCGAAATGAGTTCGACGTCGCCATCGTCGACGAAGCTACACAGGCCAGTCGTCCATCGACGGCTATCGTGGTCAATGCAGCAAACAAAATCATCCTCGCGGGAGACCACAAGCAGCTACCACCGTACTGTGCTGATGAGCACTCGAAGGAGGAGGCGATGCATATCTCACTGTTCGAGCATCTACTCGATGTTTATGACGACGACATCGCCGTCCTGCTTCGTCGACAGTACCGGATGAACGAGGCGATCGCCACATTCCCCAACAAGGCGTTCTATGATGGCATCCTCGAACATGGGGAGCGAAACAGAGACTGGCGAATTGACGGATTGACACCCTTGATGGGCGTCGATATCGACGGTCGCGAAGTCTGGGATAAGGAGACAAAATCAAGGCAGAACCCCACTGAGGCGCAACTCGTCGCAGATCATGTGAAATTACTCGTGCAAAGTGGTGTCAAACCTAGTGATATCGGTGTCATTACGGCGTACGCAGCGCAGAAAGGGACCGTCAAGAGTGCATTGGAGCGGCTCGATATCGAGGGCATACATCGAACGACTGTCGATACGGTTGACTCCTTCCAAGGCGGTGAGCGTGAGGCAATAATTGTGTCCTTTGTTCGGAGTAATGAGGACGGCAATTCGGGGTTCCTTGAGTTCCCCGATGAGGGCCCACGTCGGTTGAACGTCGCACTCACACGGGCTCGGCGTCGCTGTGTCCTTATTGGAAACTGGGAGACACTTTCAACACGATCTCCCCACCGAAGCGACGCCGAGAGTTGTGCTGACGTCTATGCCGCATTGAGGGAACATCTCGAGACCAATGAGCTGATGAAAAGGGTTTCGCGGTCACAACTCGAGCAGCGGTAG
- a CDS encoding 7-carboxy-7-deazaguanine synthase QueE produces MPVNADARALDSPAEAGNDALPINELFHSLQGEGKLAGVPSTFVRTSGCNLRCWFCDSYHTSWEPTHGWFDVTDIVTEVTKHESDHVVVTGGEPMMHDGIESLLTNLSDQGYHTTVETNGTIFRKAPIDLVSVSPKLASSTPSEAQPPAGGNADVGVWEERHEQDRLDYDSLASLVEAYDFQLKFVVTGREDMQEIEELVETLRSTSSAQIENHDILLMPEGMTRERLEETCEITAELALEHGYRYTPRLHVDLWNDAPGT; encoded by the coding sequence ATGCCCGTCAATGCAGACGCGAGAGCGCTTGATTCTCCCGCAGAGGCCGGCAACGATGCTCTTCCAATCAACGAACTGTTCCACTCACTCCAGGGAGAGGGCAAACTCGCAGGTGTCCCAAGCACGTTCGTTCGCACCTCCGGCTGCAACCTTAGATGCTGGTTCTGCGATTCGTATCACACCTCGTGGGAGCCGACGCACGGCTGGTTCGATGTGACGGATATTGTCACCGAGGTAACCAAGCACGAAAGCGACCACGTCGTCGTGACAGGTGGCGAGCCCATGATGCACGACGGCATCGAATCGTTACTCACCAACCTGTCCGATCAAGGCTATCACACGACGGTCGAAACGAACGGAACGATTTTCCGTAAGGCACCGATCGACCTCGTTTCGGTCAGTCCGAAACTCGCGTCATCGACACCGAGTGAAGCACAACCACCGGCTGGCGGCAACGCTGACGTCGGTGTGTGGGAGGAGCGTCACGAGCAAGACCGTCTCGACTACGACTCGCTCGCCTCACTGGTCGAGGCATACGACTTCCAGCTGAAGTTCGTGGTGACCGGGCGAGAGGACATGCAAGAAATCGAAGAACTCGTTGAGACACTTCGGTCCACGAGCAGTGCTCAAATCGAGAATCACGACATCCTCCTCATGCCTGAAGGGATGACCCGTGAGCGTCTCGAAGAGACGTGCGAGATTACTGCAGAACTGGCTCTGGAGCACGGCTACCGGTACACGCCACGTCTGCACGTCGATCTCTGGAACGACGCCCCAGGAACCTAA
- the queC gene encoding 7-cyano-7-deazaguanine synthase QueC, producing MMNDNAVILVSGGMDSATAVYEAMERGYDPLFIHTSYGQRTETKEFECAQKLAEVVDAKDFLHVETEHLARIGASSLTDDEIEVEDADMESDEIPTSYVPFRNANLLSMATSYAEAQDASAIFIGAHSEDFSGYPDCRPAFFEAFQQVIDVGTKPETEISLEAPFVEWSKTDIAERGLELGVPYEHTWSCYREEEPACGTCDSCAFRLQAFERAGVEDPIPYAERPSYMPEV from the coding sequence ATCATGAACGACAACGCAGTAATTCTGGTATCCGGCGGAATGGACAGCGCAACAGCAGTCTACGAAGCGATGGAGCGAGGGTATGACCCCCTGTTCATACATACCTCGTACGGCCAACGCACGGAGACAAAGGAGTTCGAGTGTGCACAGAAACTCGCCGAGGTCGTCGATGCCAAAGATTTCCTCCACGTCGAGACGGAACACCTCGCTCGTATCGGTGCGTCGTCCCTCACCGATGACGAGATTGAGGTCGAAGACGCAGATATGGAAAGTGACGAAATCCCGACGTCGTATGTGCCGTTCCGGAACGCGAACCTGCTCTCGATGGCAACGTCCTACGCCGAAGCACAGGATGCATCGGCGATCTTCATCGGAGCACACTCGGAAGACTTCTCCGGGTACCCTGACTGTCGACCGGCGTTCTTTGAGGCGTTCCAGCAGGTGATCGACGTCGGAACGAAACCAGAGACCGAGATCAGCTTAGAGGCACCGTTCGTCGAGTGGTCGAAGACAGATATCGCCGAACGTGGACTCGAACTCGGCGTCCCGTACGAACACACGTGGTCGTGCTACCGAGAAGAGGAACCAGCGTGTGGGACCTGTGATTCCTGTGCGTTCCGACTCCAGGCATTCGAGAGAGCAGGTGTTGAAGACCCGATTCCGTACGCTGAGCGCCCGTCTTATATGCCCGAGGTTTAA
- a CDS encoding E2/UBC family protein produces the protein MNRARAVGDIRSLEAAVGARQQASLSYDLTKSPVVTLGQFQFPRGWENTNGSRRGDVLFNLHETYPRTQPDVYISAGMRFRGEVPHTMYHTVEAGGRRWTKYCIHHVRWNPSRHNLVKMLDILEISLESPHSNNPLHD, from the coding sequence ATGAACCGGGCACGTGCGGTCGGAGACATCCGGTCGCTTGAAGCGGCTGTCGGGGCCCGTCAACAGGCGAGTCTGTCGTACGACCTCACAAAGAGTCCCGTCGTCACGCTTGGCCAGTTCCAGTTCCCACGCGGATGGGAGAACACCAATGGTTCTCGCCGAGGTGACGTACTCTTCAACCTGCATGAGACGTACCCAAGGACTCAGCCAGACGTGTACATCTCCGCTGGCATGCGTTTCAGGGGGGAGGTACCTCACACGATGTACCACACCGTTGAGGCCGGTGGCCGACGGTGGACGAAGTACTGTATCCATCACGTTCGCTGGAACCCGTCTCGTCACAACCTGGTGAAGATGCTCGACATCCTCGAGATTTCGCTTGAATCGCCACACTCGAACAACCCGCTCCACGACTGA
- the folE gene encoding GTP cyclohydrolase I FolE, whose protein sequence is MPGDTNGELQSTSESFSEIDWEKAQEGTRLLLEAVGADSDQEHLQDTWQRRVPQAFETLTEGHREVAKPTMRTFPSEDTSTVIKTGIPVYSLCEHHLLPYYGTAHVAYVPNGAVVGLSKLPRYIRWQSRRLTMQESLTRDIAEGLRTEIGATGVIVELTATHLCEAMRGVERATETTTRAVEGQVTDAVKRQFERAIDKNTRS, encoded by the coding sequence ATGCCAGGAGATACTAATGGGGAACTCCAATCGACTTCCGAATCGTTCAGTGAAATCGATTGGGAGAAAGCACAGGAAGGAACACGACTCCTGTTGGAGGCAGTTGGCGCTGACTCCGATCAAGAGCATCTCCAGGACACGTGGCAGCGTCGAGTCCCACAAGCGTTCGAGACGCTGACCGAGGGCCATCGCGAGGTCGCAAAACCGACCATGCGGACCTTTCCGAGTGAGGATACCAGTACAGTCATCAAGACAGGTATCCCAGTGTATAGCCTCTGCGAACACCACCTATTACCGTATTACGGTACTGCACACGTTGCGTACGTTCCCAATGGAGCGGTCGTCGGACTTTCGAAGCTTCCACGGTACATCCGCTGGCAGTCCCGACGACTAACGATGCAAGAATCGTTGACGCGAGACATCGCTGAAGGGCTCCGAACAGAAATCGGGGCGACGGGCGTCATCGTTGAACTGACGGCGACGCATTTGTGCGAGGCGATGCGCGGTGTCGAACGGGCAACGGAGACGACGACCCGGGCGGTCGAGGGTCAGGTCACGGACGCGGTGAAACGGCAGTTCGAGCGAGCGATAGACAAGAACACGAGATCATGA
- a CDS encoding orc1/cdc6 family replication initiation protein: MLLEFDEQNRLIRERALLDPTHVVEEDRIVGRDDQLQEVTKMLRVALGDNKPPNLFLYGPSGTGKSLITKAVCHNISRICETRDIRFGTIEVNCQDLDTLGVAVYELAKQAANEAGVEVEVPKHGVATKEKWDELYRIVNENFDSAVFVLDELDMLVGRRDKKEPAFSRLLYQLSRAGANDDLSAHISVVAISNDTKMMESVGSRALSSFTPEDVHFDDYDANQLQAILRRRQDAFFEDVLEDDVIPLASAFAAQTHGDARKAIDLMRVAGELAEREGNDRIREIHVRKAQDKVEKNRVLEVVRGISTQKKLCLFATAAVAAQTSDSTARSTTGYRVYQFLTDAIDADQYHQETYVNKMKELTTYSLVEFERRSHGPSSGMFLEFRFAERPETILETLREDSRIDTVSQSEIESVVKAQIRNAM; the protein is encoded by the coding sequence ATGTTGCTCGAATTCGACGAACAGAACCGCCTCATCCGCGAACGAGCCCTTCTCGACCCGACACACGTCGTCGAAGAGGACCGAATCGTTGGTCGTGACGACCAACTGCAAGAGGTGACCAAGATGCTCCGTGTGGCTCTCGGAGACAACAAACCCCCGAACCTCTTCTTGTACGGTCCGTCGGGGACTGGAAAGTCACTCATCACGAAGGCCGTCTGTCACAACATCAGCCGCATCTGTGAAACTCGAGATATCCGCTTTGGCACCATCGAGGTGAACTGCCAGGACCTCGACACGCTGGGAGTCGCCGTGTACGAACTCGCGAAACAAGCTGCCAACGAGGCCGGCGTCGAGGTCGAAGTCCCCAAACACGGGGTGGCGACCAAGGAGAAGTGGGACGAACTCTACCGGATCGTCAACGAGAACTTCGACTCGGCGGTGTTCGTGCTCGACGAACTCGATATGCTCGTTGGCCGTCGCGATAAGAAAGAACCAGCCTTTTCGAGACTTCTCTACCAGCTCTCGCGAGCCGGCGCCAACGATGATCTCAGCGCTCACATCTCCGTCGTCGCTATTTCCAACGACACGAAAATGATGGAATCGGTCGGAAGCCGCGCGCTGAGTTCGTTCACTCCCGAGGACGTCCACTTCGATGACTATGACGCGAATCAACTCCAGGCGATCCTGCGCCGTCGCCAGGACGCGTTCTTCGAGGATGTTCTCGAAGATGACGTGATACCGCTCGCATCGGCGTTTGCAGCTCAGACGCATGGTGACGCCCGAAAGGCAATCGACCTGATGCGAGTGGCTGGCGAACTCGCTGAACGCGAAGGAAACGACCGTATCCGAGAAATCCACGTCCGAAAAGCACAGGACAAAGTCGAAAAGAACCGCGTCCTCGAGGTAGTTCGGGGCATCAGTACGCAAAAGAAACTCTGCCTCTTCGCGACCGCGGCGGTCGCCGCTCAGACCTCCGACAGTACAGCCCGAAGTACCACTGGGTACAGAGTGTACCAATTCCTCACCGACGCCATCGACGCCGATCAGTACCACCAAGAGACATATGTCAACAAAATGAAGGAGCTGACGACGTACTCGCTTGTTGAATTCGAGCGTCGCAGCCACGGTCCCAGCTCGGGCATGTTCCTCGAGTTCCGGTTCGCAGAACGACCCGAGACGATTCTCGAAACGCTTCGCGAAGACTCTCGGATCGACACGGTTTCACAGTCGGAGATAGAAAGCGTCGTCAAGGCCCAGATCCGGAACGCGATGTAA
- a CDS encoding tyrosine-type recombinase/integrase has protein sequence MDYDACVARILQSIERSPKIHEVNKRLIGEYHRACLLTGIGAARRQKLTAHLKVIAEHLGDDRFDQLDRTDIENLVEWFHIRGSEQSTIGDYKQGLKQFYRWLNDGEDPEETKWIRRGPESYRRLLPRHLLTPDDVAAMIEHCVNDRDRAFIAVLWETGARIGEFIDLRVGDIEDGLIGKRVVVMGKTGARRLLLIESEPHVTRWLETHPDPRSQQPLWCKVDQGTPDEQIGYNYIRLRLLERARKRAGIEKPVNPHHFRHSRATQLANWLTEAQLCGWFGWVQGSKVPARYVHLSGCDIDAAYLALAKAEGYHRLSPPTTPTSNNGFI, from the coding sequence ATGGACTATGATGCCTGTGTGGCACGGATATTGCAAAGTATTGAACGATCTCCGAAGATCCATGAAGTCAATAAACGCTTGATTGGAGAGTATCACCGCGCTTGCCTGCTCACTGGAATCGGAGCTGCGCGGCGTCAGAAACTTACTGCTCATCTCAAAGTTATCGCGGAACATCTCGGAGACGACCGATTCGATCAGCTTGATCGCACTGATATCGAGAACCTCGTAGAATGGTTCCATATCCGTGGATCCGAACAGTCCACGATTGGGGATTATAAGCAGGGTCTCAAGCAGTTCTATCGGTGGCTCAACGATGGTGAGGATCCTGAAGAGACGAAGTGGATTCGACGGGGGCCCGAATCCTATCGCCGACTACTCCCGCGGCATCTGCTTACGCCAGACGATGTCGCTGCTATGATTGAGCATTGTGTGAACGATCGAGATCGAGCATTTATTGCTGTCCTTTGGGAAACGGGTGCTCGAATAGGCGAATTCATCGATCTTCGTGTCGGAGATATCGAAGACGGACTCATCGGGAAGCGTGTCGTCGTCATGGGGAAGACTGGGGCGAGACGTCTCCTGCTTATCGAATCCGAACCTCATGTCACTCGATGGCTCGAAACCCATCCAGATCCGCGCTCACAGCAACCCCTCTGGTGCAAGGTCGACCAAGGAACTCCGGATGAACAGATCGGATATAACTACATCCGGCTTCGCCTTCTCGAACGTGCCCGCAAACGAGCTGGTATCGAGAAGCCAGTGAATCCACATCACTTCAGGCACAGCCGCGCCACACAACTCGCGAACTGGCTAACTGAAGCGCAACTCTGTGGCTGGTTTGGCTGGGTCCAGGGCTCGAAGGTACCTGCCCGCTACGTCCATCTCTCCGGATGCGATATCGACGCTGCCTATCTCGCACTTGCCAAGGCAGAGGGGTATCATCGACTATCGCCTCCAACTACTCCCACGTCGAATAATGGATTCATTTAG